Within the Trichoderma breve strain T069 chromosome 3, whole genome shotgun sequence genome, the region CCCTACGGAATCCCGGCCTCCCACCAGTAGACAGCTtttggggggggggggggcaTGTCTTTCAGCACCTCAGCTTTTTAACACCTTGGTGGCCTGGCCTCGTCTGTGCGTGGTTTTTTCTGCTGTTTTATCGAAAATCGGCGTGCATCTGATTGGCAATGCTTACGAACTTGCAAATTAGGTAGAAGACGACGGCCAACGGGGAAAACGGCAAACccggaggagctggagtcATCCATCGCTTAAGATAAGAGACAAGTGACTCTTCCACACCCACTACGGGGTTCTAATATAGACGCCATGACCTGAAGTTCGGATGCGGGGGGGCCAGAAACATCGACTATGGAACACTTAAACTGACACGGGGAGAGTTAGTCGGGGCGGGAGAGATTGAGGACCCCGTTTCTGTAACatgtgctgctgcggccTATCCCACATGCGCCTACAGTAGATCTGACGTTAGTTGCCgtctatatttatatatttatactacCCTGCCCTGCCCTTCGATGAACTACTAGCTTCTCCtctcatcttgtcttgttcattcctttttctttcttcttcattatCTCCCCTttcctcggccttgcttctctttttacGTTCGCTTCCTTCAGGGGCTGTTAGCGGCTTAGATTCAAGCCGGTGGTGAAACTTTCGCCCCCCTCCGGCCCAGAACACAGCTTTTTGGAATTCCCGATTTACCGTTAGTAATATCTGCTTGCAACCTCGAATTCGTGGGGGGAAATCGTGCGTTGTCGTTCGACAGCCATGTCGCTGATTCCCATTGCGGTTGCGGTGCTGGTCGCCTACGGCATCATCAACTGGGCCGTGAACCTGCGATATCACGTCAATGAGGCCAAGAGAAGTGGTCTGCCTTATGTTGTCACTCGTGCGTTTGACCTTATGTAGCCTCGTTTCGTGGAACGTCTAGAATTTTGCTGACTTGGACACCGTCGAATTTAAAGCGTGCTCCCCGTTTTGGCTGCCTTGGCAGGTCTCACATAAGCTATGGGTGCCCATCATCAAGCTATTCCCCAAGTCGTGGTGGGATGGCTGGCTCGAGTATGGCTGAGTCTCTCTAAATATAGCTcagctgaaaaaaagaggctaACATCTGTTGTTCTTCTCAGGATCATGATCCCCAACTTTGCATACCGGACTCGCCACGAATGGTTCGACAAGCTAGGCGAGTCTTTCCTGCTGGCTTCTCCCGGcaggctggtgatgatgacggacaATGCGGAAACCATCCGTACCATTACGCTCAAACGGGAGCAGTTTCCCAAGTGGACCGCCGTCTACAGTATTCTGAGGCAGTTTGGCGAGAATGTGCTGACCACCGAAGGGAGCATCTGGCGCATGCACCGCAAGGTCACGTCTGCCTCCTTCAATGAGAGGAACGCTGCCTTGGTGTTCCGCGAAGCTATTGCTCAGACGCAGGGCATGTTGCGTATGTGGACGGGTCCTACGGGTACCAGAACGGAGCCGCTGAAATCGCTTCAGCGTGACACCATGAAGCTAGCTCTGAACATCATCAGCTATGTTGGATTCGGCATGCGTCTGCTGTGGCCTGGCGAGGCGCACGCTGCAGGGACGGATCCCAAGATTGTCAAGTACGGCTCTCACGAGCCTTCAGATGGACACCAGCTGAGCTTCACGGACACTATGGAGATTCTTCTGCATTAcctcttgcttcttcttattATTCCGCGGTGGATTCTGAGTGAGTCCTGCTCCCCTGGTCTTGCATATCTGTGCGTGCTGTGTGTGATACTAATGCAGCGTGACGGTAGGATTGATTCCCTCCGAGAAGGTCAAGAAAGCAGTGTTGTCTTATGATGAGTACGTTAGTTACATGAACGAGCTCTTGGATGAAAAGATTGAAGAAGCTCGCAAGGGAGAGCACGCAGAAGGCATGGATCTCATGGGACAGCTTGCGAAGTCGTGCTTTGGAACCGACAACAAAGACGCCACCTTGACGCGCGAGGAAATCATCGGCAATGCCTTCATCATGTTCGTGGCCGGCCACGAGACGACGGCCAACGCCATCCACTTCACCATCATCTATCTCGCAACCCACCCCGAGGCGCAGCGCAGGATGCAAAAGGACATTGACGATATCCTCGGAAACCAGGACCCCAAGGACTGGGACTACGACAGCCTGATCAACCCGATGACTGCCAGCATGATTGGCGCCGCCATGTACGAGACGTTGCGATTGGTCCCCGCCGTGTCTGAGATTCCCAAGAAGATCTCGCCCGACGCCGACGAAAGCTTCGTCATGGACGGCACTCGATACGTGATTCCCAAGGACACGGGCATCTCATTGGTGACGGTGTCTACTCATGTGAACCCACGCTACTGGCCAACGCGCCCCAGCAAGATTACGCCCGGCAAATCCAACATCCTCGACTACGACCCTACGCGCTGGTTCCAGACGAAGGAGAAACAGGACGGCCAGGGCAGCGAAGTCGTCGCCGGCGCCGATTCCGAAGATTTCGGCGGTTTCCAAGGCTCGGATATCAACGCGCAGCTCTTTAAGCCCGAGCGTGGATCCTACATTCCCTTTAGCGACGGAGCGCGGTCATGCCTGGGACGACGCATCGCCGTCGTGGAGATCATTGCGGCACTGGCAGTCATTTTCCGAAGCTACAGCATCGAGCTCGCCGTGGACGAGTGGGCGACTCCGGAACAGGTTGACAAGATGAGCCGGGACGAAAGGGCCCGTGTCTACAAGAAGGCTCAGGACAAGAGCCTGTGGACGGTGGGACAGGCATCGTCGAGGTTGACGCTGAATCTGCACGACGGCATGCATGTGCCTGTCCGGATTGcgaagaggggagaggagaagttTGTGGACTGGGTGGATAAGGAGTGATTTCGCCATCTACAGTACGAGGATTTTATGCAAAGAAGCGTTTTGGTTATATCAGTGTATTATAAGAACTCAGcttactacatgtacttctCTTGAGGATGAGCATCTCTTCTCGAAAAGAGACACACAAAAACacataaaaaaaagagagaaaatcaAAATGATGATATAAAAAGACAGTCGTATTGACCTGATTCTGATCTCGCAAGAGGACAACGCAGCACCCCATCATCCCATCCCGTGTGATTGATTACCTTGTCGTTGTGCCGGGCATCAAGTGCGGAGCAACCCTGCAGTGGACATTCTCAACGGCCCCATCCTTGATGGCACTCGCAACAACAGGGGTGTCGATACAGGCGAGCATGgtgtttgcttttgctctcgCCCGGATTCCCTCGAAAAACTCTCCCGCCGTTTCCAACCGTAATCAATCTCtcacagcagcaaaaaggtAAAACCCGCATCAGCGGCGCAAACGGCCCCATTCGTCGCCATTTGGCTCAAAACTCGCCCATGCTTCAGCCACGCGCGCCGAAGCTTGGGTTCGAAAGGTACCGCGCTGTTAGTGCAGTACCTCGGGCGGGCAGCACGTAGCCGCCTGCCAGCGTGGCACCTCGCAAAcgcagcaacaagctcaGGCGACTTGTGCCCCGCCTGCCCCGTTGAGCGTTTAGCCACACACACAGCAAAGCAGCGCGGGCAAGAAAACATCGGGGCTAGTCCTGAATGGGACAACATAAACAAGACAAATAGCTCGTCTTGGTCCCCCCGCGCGAATCTACTTTTGTGAGGGACCACCCCCCAGCAacgcaagaaaaaaaagaagggcacgagagaagagagaaaacattCGACATCCcgcttttatttttctttgcaaATCGCCACGATAGCCAATAAGGCCTACTAGCCCTACGTTATCTtaaaagcaaacaaaagcgaaaagagaaaagaagctgcagaagaaaaaaacgtGATTACTACGGAGACAAAAAGGTAACGGGAAAGCTTTGATCACATCCAACCAATCActtaatttagtttttttttttttcttttggaaCGCAACACACACACCGCAAGAATATCATTGGGCATCGAATCAtttctcatccttcttgatTCGAcaacctctttttttctattttttattttatagcTCGATTTTATCTCCCGTCTTTGTTAGGGCCgccttttatttattttggCGACGGATATCATCGCTATCGCGCATCGcattgcatcgcatcgcTATCGCGACATTCTCATTCAcaacacaaacaaaacaaaggcAACCATGTCAACCGGGCCTGCGAATAGCTGGCTGCGCGCTCAGCGCAAGAGCGACCTGGTGGAATTGGCGGACCAAGTCGGCTTCAAGAAGTATGTGTTTTTGacgttctttttcttcttcgctctcgATGATCTTATCGCGACGCAATTTATTTTTCCTGCAGCGTTATGCCGCATTGCTCTCCCTTGCGTCATTGATTTGTTCTGTTTTCTGTTCTTTTCCCTCTATCCTTCTCATTGTGTGCACTTGCCGCCTTTCGTGGGCGGTGGCGCGCCGCGCGCATTTCATTGCTGCGGCAGGCGCGGACGGAGAGAAGCCGCGATTCCCAAGATCACGCTCAATCTTCCTTTTGccatttctctctccctctctcttttcatcctcatcttctttatTTCACTTCGTTCTGTTCGATTCCACCGCTGCCCGCTCCTCTCTGGCGCGTCGGCGCATTGCCCACCTCGCATTCTGTGctccaacaaacaaaacaaaacaaaaaccagGCTAACTTGCGCTCGCCCCGGCAACTAGCTACGATGGTCTCAAAAAGACGGAGCTCGAGTCCGCTCTCGACGACTTCATTGCGGGGAACAGCGgccgcctctcctcccgATCTGAGTTGTCTGGCTACTTCGCCAGCCGGACCAAGGCGCTGGGCTCTCCCGTCAAGCGCGAGTCCAAGGAGCCCAAGGAATCCAAAGAGCCCAAGGAGTCCAAGGAGCCcatcaaggaggagctggagaagggcctcaaggccgccaagcgGAGGGTCACCAAGACTGCCGAGGACCTGATTTCTGCGTACGTATTCTCGCCAATGTTCTATGCCTCTCAAATCTAAGAGGCATTGCGTCCCAAGGTGTTTTCTCGTTTGTCTGACCCACTCTCTAGAGATAGCGAAGATGTCCGCGCCGCCTCAACTGCCCTCATCCAGACTCCCGCTCGCAGCTTGTCCCGCGTCGCCGCGCGCATTCCTCTTCCCGCCACGCCGGCCGACGTCGCCCAAGCCGTCGACCGCTCCACCCTGGCCGTGCGCCGCCATGTCTCGTCCCTTTACCAAGACAGCGGCATTGGCGAGGCTTCCAATGCCACCCGCGAGACTCTCAGCAATGTGAACAGCATTCTCCTCGTTGTCTCTGCTTTCGAACTTTGGTATATCCGACCGGAGATCCTGGCTAACCGCTATGCCTTTACTATCCCTGCTCTTGGCTTCCTCGGCACTTCCGACTACCCCGTCTACTTGCCTGACATGTTCCTCCTGCTCACTGCGAGCTTCTGGTCTCCTGCTCTGACCTGGGCCTTCACCAGCTTCATCCTGCCCAGCCTGCTTGGTTATTTCTTCAATCTTAGCGCCACCAACACCTCCAGCGGACCCAAGACTCGCTCTCGCGCTCAGGCTCCCGAGACTGTTGTCGATCCCTTGACCTTCAGCATCGTCAAGGCGCTCGTTTCGTTTGTTGTTTATGGCCAGGGCGTCACTTTCGGTGGCCTCCTTTCCGAAGCAGCCATCGAACGGCTCAATGAAGCTGTCTACGGAGGCTACAAGGGCATGCTGACCGGAACTGCCATTACTGGCTTGCTTAGCATTTATGATGCGGTGCTGAAGAAATAATCGAGCAAAGAGAgattttgttgttgttgcggaATGAGAACTTCCGAAACTTAACCAATACCTTCCTCTTATTCTCATCCGCATTACAAACTTGCTATGACTGCCACTACAACTACAGTTTAATGTGGCAAAGGAAACGGAGGGAAAGCGGCGTTTAGGTGTCGATGGCGTCAAAGCGCGGCTCTCCATtgtcgtctttttctctcgtctTGACTGTTCTTGGTTCCGATTTTGCGTTGATTTTCTTCGATACCATGCCCTTTTTTCGGTCTTGAAATATTACCAGTTCGAAATGCTCATAAGCATAATTGGGTATGAAGGGGgcctttttgtctcttgGGTGAGATGAAGGCTGCCTCTTTGCCGTCTTCTTTTATCGGGTTTGGTTCCTTATCTTATGTTTTTCTCACGTCTTCTTGGAGGAAGGATATCTCGCAGCTCTAGAGATTATGTGTTCATCGGGTAGCACCATCTTTCAGGGTTGCTGAGGGTCGATGCATATCTCTCTCAGGAGTAGAGGGAATGAATCGGCATCTAATATTCATCATTCGGAAGGGGCAATTCAAACAACAAGTGTTCAGTTTGCTCGTCTAGCGCTCTCGTCGCGGCGTATTTAACGGGGTTTGAAAATTGCGTTGGGTGCAGAGAAGGTGCAATCAAATATCGTGGGGTTTTTGCAAGGGAGACGGGAAAGTTTTGGGGGATCTCATTTTATGCTTTGGGTCGGTTTGGCAGCTTTTATGCTGATGGGAAGGAAATAGGATTAGTACGGCGAGAGATGAGCTAGGCTATGAGTGAAATgaattgcttttttttataaaaaaaaaacccccccgGAGAGGATGCTGTGAAGAGGCTGTTCGGATGTCATGTGCCCATCTATATCaaagtactaggtagtaaCTTTACGTGTTGTGTTTCTAGCAAGTACTAACACATCAGGAGGAGGCGTGATTGTACCATATCATATTCAAAATTGCTATAATACCCTTATGTTCTATGACTCCCAAATGTTTGTACATGATTGAATCCCTTCATGTCGGCTAAATTTCATACTTCTAATTCCTCAGCCACACCACTTTGTCGAGGCGATTTTCTAGAGAAGCCAACTTTGATCCATCTCCTTCTCGCggtgaaaaaagaaaaccctcGACTTTTTCGGGTCATAATTATTGTCCAAAGACATATctatgtatatatatataaagagagACAGACACCCCCcaagtataaaaaaagaaagaaaaagaaaagaagcaaaaacGCCGTTCCTGTATGCATCCGTTGGTTCGAAAATGAGCGCGCCAAAGACCTCTTTTTGTTGACCCATTTCATCATGGGACTCTCTCTCATaatttcttctcatcaggGGCTTCAAACTTGATTGGGTGCACGAGGAAGCTCCTCAGACACATGCGCCCGCTGCtctcctcgctctcctctGCTCGTTTTCCACCGAGGATTTTGCCTCCGCCTTTGCGGTGGCCATCTTTCCCTCTGGTGTCCCGCTGAGCGTATCCCAGCCATCGCCGCCAGAGAAGCCCAGCGAATTCGCTGTTGAAATACCACGTTGCGCCTTTGTGGTTGTGCTCATTGCGCAGATCGAATGGGCTTCCCACGGCCGAGGTCGAGTGGTCGCGCCCGCCGTTGAAGACCTTGTCGACTGCACTGCCTAGAGGATCCCACGCACGATCTAGGTATACCGGGTGAGGCGCATATACGGCTTTGAAGCCGTGGTGAAACGCCACACTTGGAGGGAACATTTCAGAGAACATGGTGTGGTGGTGGCGCCACACCTCTTCGTGCATCGCCAGCAAAAGACGACGGCTCAGTCGAGATGCCGTAATGATGGCGCATCGTCTTGGCGGAGTCTTGCCATAGGCCGTCGCATCGTTTGCGAACACCCAGGCAGAGCCATGCACGTCGAAAATCGGGTTCAGGGTGATGAGATCCGCTGCCTCGCCGACACCGCACTCGGGGCTGTCTGGATCGTCGACACATGATTTAGGCATGGCGGACTCTCCCTGCTGCTCGAAGCGTAGCTGCTTTCCTTCGTCAAATTTAACGGGGCCAAAGACACCAGGCTTGCCAGAGTCTTTTGTATATTGCTCGACGGCTTCTGTGAAATTCTCCCAGGTGCCGTGATGCGACGGGATGTAGTAGCGCTCGTTTCGTTCCCATAGCAGTTTACGCGGCTGCTTGTCCGCCCAGCTGCCCAGGCGATCAAATAGTTCGTACCAGTTGCCCAAATACCGCATATCCATCTCCCAGTTCCAGAAATGCTCATACTCTGGGTGTTGCAGCGCAAACACTTGAAGGGGCAGATGAGCACTGCGGAATACACCGTGAACGCCCCTCATGGCGGGGTTGTTGATGGGAGGCTT harbors:
- a CDS encoding cytochrome p450 domain-containing protein; translation: MSLIPIAVAVLVAYGIINWAVNLRYHVNEAKRSGLPYVVTPCSPFWLPWQVSHKLWVPIIKLFPKSWWDGWLEIMIPNFAYRTRHEWFDKLGESFLLASPGRLVMMTDNAETIRTITLKREQFPKWTAVYSILRQFGENVLTTEGSIWRMHRKVTSASFNERNAALVFREAIAQTQGMLRMWTGPTGTRTEPLKSLQRDTMKLALNIISYVGFGMRLLWPGEAHAAGTDPKIVKYGSHEPSDGHQLSFTDTMEILLHYLLLLLIIPRWILRLIPSEKVKKAVLSYDEYVSYMNELLDEKIEEARKGEHAEGMDLMGQLAKSCFGTDNKDATLTREEIIGNAFIMFVAGHETTANAIHFTIIYLATHPEAQRRMQKDIDDILGNQDPKDWDYDSLINPMTASMIGAAMYETLRLVPAVSEIPKKISPDADESFVMDGTRYVIPKDTGISLVTVSTHVNPRYWPTRPSKITPGKSNILDYDPTRWFQTKEKQDGQGSEVVAGADSEDFGGFQGSDINAQLFKPERGSYIPFSDGARSCLGRRIAVVEIIAALAVIFRSYSIELAVDEWATPEQVDKMSRDERARVYKKAQDKSLWTVGQASSRLTLNLHDGMHVPVRIAKRGEEKFVDWVDKE